The following coding sequences are from one bacterium window:
- a CDS encoding HEAT repeat domain-containing protein, which translates to MADPAAISALEEAIHHPKPQMRAYSAWALGRIGTKRAKDILKRALSKEENPKVVKEIKDAIVVKGTPLII; encoded by the coding sequence ATTGCTGACCCTGCGGCTATCTCTGCACTTGAGGAGGCAATCCACCATCCCAAGCCACAAATGAGAGCCTATTCTGCTTGGGCATTAGGCAGAATAGGAACAAAAAGGGCAAAAGATATACTCAAAAGAGCATTATCAAAGGAAGAGAACCCGAAGGTTGTCAAGGAGATAAAAGATGCTATTGTAGTAAAAGGGACACCCCTCATAATTTAA
- a CDS encoding selenium metabolism-associated LysR family transcriptional regulator, which yields MNLNQLRVFHNVAKLQSFTRAASELYLTQPGISKHIKELEEYYGIRLFDRLGKKVMLTQAGEILFATTKDMFNLVNEAKIKIDELKEIRGGKLTMGASVTIGTYILPEILGKFRHKYPDIEIALDIFLSQEIVEKVLANMLDIGFIGAPVNDERLTINQFLTDELVVIIPPQHKWAGREFIEPNELINQPFILSREGSGTRTIVEERLKQIGVILKKTIEFGNTEATKKAVEAGLGISIISKYAILREINAGILKSLSLSEVNLKRNFYFIYCKDKYFTNVVKAFLSLLSSPS from the coding sequence ATGAACCTAAATCAACTAAGAGTTTTTCATAATGTGGCTAAATTACAGAGCTTTACAAGAGCAGCTTCAGAATTATATTTGACCCAGCCTGGGATTAGTAAGCATATTAAAGAATTGGAGGAATATTATGGAATTAGACTATTTGATCGGCTCGGCAAGAAGGTTATGCTTACCCAGGCAGGAGAAATTTTATTCGCAACCACCAAAGATATGTTTAATTTAGTAAATGAAGCAAAGATAAAGATTGATGAATTAAAAGAAATAAGGGGTGGAAAACTAACTATGGGTGCCAGTGTTACCATTGGTACCTATATTTTACCTGAGATTTTAGGAAAATTCAGGCATAAATATCCTGATATTGAGATAGCATTAGATATTTTTTTGAGCCAGGAGATAGTAGAAAAGGTTTTGGCTAATATGCTTGATATAGGATTTATTGGAGCACCAGTAAATGATGAGAGGTTGACTATAAACCAATTCTTGACCGATGAGTTAGTAGTAATTATCCCACCTCAGCATAAATGGGCAGGTAGAGAATTTATTGAGCCCAATGAGTTGATCAACCAACCATTTATCCTATCAAGAGAGGGTTCTGGAACAAGGACGATTGTAGAAGAGCGACTAAAACAGATAGGTGTTATTTTGAAGAAAACAATTGAATTTGGAAATACAGAGGCAACCAAAAAGGCAGTAGAAGCAGGATTAGGCATCTCAATCATATCCAAATATGCTATTTTAAGGGAAATAAATGCAGGCATACTTAAATCACTTTCTTTATCCGAGGTTAACCTTAAGCGTAATTTTTACTTTATTTATTGCAAAGACAAATATTTTACCAATGTAGTCAAAGCATTTTTGAGTTTATTATCCTCTCCTTCATAA
- a CDS encoding C-GCAxxG-C-C family (seleno)protein: MVKEEVEQRAFDYFEGGFHCAEAISKTITEFFTKEVSSEIPKVASGFGGGIGKTKEDVCGALTGGVIALGCILGRMEPGRDIKDVCELASEFRRHFLDKFGSTNCQTILKGFGEQENMQKCKRLTATAAGILSEILAERGIIKG; encoded by the coding sequence GTGGTAAAAGAAGAAGTAGAACAGAGGGCGTTTGATTATTTTGAAGGAGGATTTCACTGTGCCGAAGCAATTTCAAAGACAATAACCGAGTTCTTTACAAAAGAGGTAAGCAGTGAAATACCAAAAGTTGCCTCAGGTTTTGGTGGAGGAATTGGTAAGACCAAAGAGGATGTCTGTGGAGCATTAACCGGAGGAGTAATCGCTTTGGGATGCATACTTGGAAGAATGGAGCCGGGTAGGGATATAAAGGATGTCTGTGAGTTGGCATCAGAGTTTAGAAGACACTTCTTAGATAAATTTGGCTCTACCAATTGCCAAACCATACTGAAAGGATTCGGTGAACAAGAAAATATGCAGAAGTGTAAAAGGTTAACCGCCACGGCAGCAGGGATTCTCTCAGAAATATTGGCAGAAAGAGGGATAATAAAAGGGTGA
- a CDS encoding metalloregulator ArsR/SmtB family transcription factor, which produces MKESAELFKLLSVDKRIEIIECLKKNDMNVNALAENLGITQSAVSQHLRVLKAAGFVKDERKGYWIYYTLNRNVLENCRQRLNRICTCGCLERVKHNKV; this is translated from the coding sequence ATGAAAGAATCAGCAGAACTATTTAAACTTTTATCGGTGGATAAAAGAATAGAAATAATTGAGTGCCTTAAAAAAAATGATATGAATGTAAATGCGTTAGCTGAGAATTTAGGAATAACCCAGTCGGCGGTCTCTCAACACTTAAGGGTTTTGAAAGCAGCCGGGTTTGTAAAAGATGAGCGAAAGGGTTACTGGATTTATTACACCTTAAATCGTAATGTATTAGAAAACTGCCGACAGAGATTGAATAGAATATGTACCTGTGGTTGTTTAGAGAGAGTAAAACATAATAAAGTGTAA
- a CDS encoding metalloregulator ArsR/SmtB family transcription factor yields MGKCENFFKALSDETRVHILKMLEEKEMCVSDIGEAFEVSQPTISHHLDILKRAGLVKSKRKGQNIYYSLNKDWLKECCGDFLSMFECCLDFLKNYKIVKKGGDKE; encoded by the coding sequence ATGGGAAAATGTGAGAATTTTTTCAAGGCATTATCGGATGAGACAAGAGTCCACATCTTAAAGATGCTGGAAGAAAAAGAAATGTGTGTCTCTGATATAGGGGAGGCTTTTGAGGTATCCCAGCCTACCATCTCTCATCATCTGGATATTTTAAAGCGAGCAGGACTGGTAAAATCAAAGAGAAAGGGACAGAATATTTACTATTCCTTGAATAAGGATTGGCTGAAGGAATGCTGTGGCGATTTTCTCTCAATGTTTGAATGCTGTCTGGATTTTTTAAAAAACTATAAAATTGTAAAAAAAGGAGGTGATAAAGAATGA
- a CDS encoding carboxymuconolactone decarboxylase family protein: protein MSGCCVSEEERIENLISLAIVIGVGCKPCTKFYIDKALKEGCSKEDLKKVISIAESLEKSECLRKAVREENADRMKEPLKIAKELLEAK from the coding sequence ATGAGCGGATGCTGTGTTTCTGAAGAAGAGAGAATAGAGAATCTAATTTCTCTTGCCATAGTCATCGGGGTAGGGTGTAAGCCTTGCACCAAATTTTACATTGATAAGGCGTTGAAAGAGGGTTGTTCTAAGGAAGACCTAAAGAAGGTTATATCAATAGCCGAGTCTTTGGAGAAGTCTGAATGCCTGCGTAAGGCCGTGAGAGAAGAAAATGCAGACAGGATGAAAGAGCCTCTTAAAATAGCAAAAGAGCTATTGGAGGCAAAATAA
- the arsM gene encoding arsenite methyltransferase, whose translation MKKNKIQKIVEEAYSKIAQGKEGCGCGTCGPNTKEFAKSIGYSEEELKAIPEEANFALSCGNPTALANLKEGEIVLDLGCGAGFDCFLAASKVGANGKVIGVDMTPEMIEKARNNAEKNKIGNVEFRLGEIENLPVAGNSVDVVMSNCVINLSADKPKVFQEVYRVLKPGGRIAISDIALLKELPKKIQESIEAYVGCVAGAILVDEYKRVVEKAGLKDVKVNIKDTACIDLNTKDPIARAIWDNLGGTESLKNYVVSVYVEGKKRHRSKVTCTGGNLLL comes from the coding sequence ATGAAGAAGAACAAAATACAAAAGATTGTAGAAGAAGCCTATAGCAAGATTGCCCAAGGAAAAGAAGGTTGTGGATGTGGCACTTGTGGGCCAAATACCAAAGAGTTTGCCAAATCCATCGGTTATTCTGAAGAAGAATTGAAGGCTATTCCAGAAGAGGCTAATTTTGCTTTAAGCTGTGGAAATCCGACGGCATTAGCCAACCTCAAAGAAGGTGAAATTGTCCTTGACCTTGGCTGTGGTGCTGGGTTTGATTGCTTTCTGGCGGCAAGCAAAGTTGGTGCAAATGGCAAGGTTATCGGTGTGGATATGACACCAGAGATGATTGAGAAAGCAAGAAACAATGCAGAAAAGAACAAGATTGGTAATGTTGAATTCAGGCTCGGTGAGATAGAAAACTTACCTGTAGCAGGTAATTCAGTTGATGTGGTGATGAGTAATTGTGTCATTAATTTATCGGCTGATAAACCAAAGGTATTTCAGGAAGTTTATCGGGTTTTAAAGCCTGGCGGCAGGATAGCGATTTCGGACATTGCCCTTTTAAAAGAGCTTCCAAAGAAAATACAGGAAAGCATTGAGGCTTATGTAGGTTGTGTTGCTGGCGCAATTCTAGTTGATGAATACAAAAGGGTTGTTGAAAAAGCAGGGTTAAAGGATGTTAAAGTCAACATTAAAGACACAGCCTGTATCGACCTGAACACAAAAGATCCCATAGCAAGGGCAATTTGGGATAATTTGGGAGGGACAGAATCTCTAAAAAACTATGTTGTCAGTGTTTATGTAGAGGGGAAGAAGAGACACAGGTCTAAAGTTACCTGCACAGGTGGAAATCTTTTGCTTTGA
- a CDS encoding nucleotidyl transferase AbiEii/AbiGii toxin family protein, with protein MENLIENKNYYASQTQREILLQLMTHPTIEESFFLTGGTALAVFYLHHRVSEDLDFFTLHSLDLAEIDFWIRRMWPQNGIKIKESPNFLSYLINEIKVDFVIDSLSNKENRQKVLLENKHYLLVDTINNIFSNKFCTIASRTEPKDFIDFYFIHRSFPREDMDKLYHSARMKDAIFEDPPTVSFQIEEGLAFLMKNQAIFPQIFRDFDLDDFLKFYKEIINWLYQLVKI; from the coding sequence ATGGAAAACCTCATAGAAAATAAAAACTATTATGCCTCACAAACACAACGGGAAATATTACTTCAGCTTATGACACATCCGACGATAGAGGAATCTTTCTTTTTGACCGGTGGTACAGCTCTTGCGGTATTCTATCTACACCATAGAGTATCGGAGGATTTGGATTTCTTTACACTTCATTCCTTAGACCTGGCTGAAATAGACTTTTGGATAAGGAGAATGTGGCCACAAAATGGTATTAAAATCAAAGAAAGTCCAAACTTTCTCTCGTATCTGATAAATGAAATAAAGGTTGATTTTGTTATTGATTCACTCTCAAACAAAGAAAACAGGCAAAAGGTTTTATTGGAAAACAAGCACTATCTTTTAGTTGATACGATTAATAATATCTTTTCTAATAAGTTCTGTACCATTGCCAGTAGAACAGAACCCAAGGACTTTATTGATTTTTACTTTATACACCGTTCGTTTCCCCGGGAGGATATGGACAAGTTGTATCATAGTGCCAGAATGAAAGATGCCATCTTTGAGGATCCTCCTACTGTATCTTTTCAAATAGAAGAAGGGCTTGCTTTTTTAATGAAAAATCAAGCAATCTTCCCTCAAATATTCAGAGATTTTGACCTGGACGATTTTCTTAAATTTTATAAGGAAATTATTAACTGGCTATACCAACTGGTAAAGATATAG
- a CDS encoding ATP-binding protein → MFSIIRKMTKEIVLQHKLEKERLLSKDYIEREKLDFGRKYLDSSLIKIVTGPRRAGKSVFSLLLLKDKDFAYINFDDEAILKIKDYDEILKSIHEVYPQTNIILFDEIQNLPDWELFVNKLQRRGFNLVLTGSNARLLSQEMSNRLTGRYIPIEIFPFNFREVLRAKELKVGEEEFNLPEVKGRILNYLDDYLKKGGFPEVVVTNLEPRIYLQTLFDAILLRDIVKRYNIRFSQKIYELSLYLTANFCNEFSFKRLTNILEFRSTNTLQNYLRYLEETYLFFPLNRFSFKMQEVIKTPKKIYLVDNGFIPLLSSQNLGRLMENLVMTECLRRGFKSNENLFYYKTRNNKEVDFVLKEGLKIKGLIQVCYEMDNSLIRERELKALVEASNDLNCNELLVITWDYKTQEKFKDKMIRFIPLWKWLLE, encoded by the coding sequence TTGTTCAGTATAATTAGGAAAATGACCAAAGAGATAGTCTTGCAACATAAATTAGAAAAAGAAAGACTCCTCTCAAAAGATTATATCGAACGAGAAAAACTTGATTTTGGGAGAAAATATTTAGACTCTTCGCTCATTAAGATAGTTACTGGTCCAAGAAGGGCAGGGAAATCTGTATTCTCACTCCTGCTCTTAAAGGATAAGGACTTTGCTTATATAAATTTTGATGATGAAGCCATTTTGAAGATAAAGGATTATGATGAAATCCTTAAGTCAATCCATGAGGTCTATCCCCAGACAAATATTATTTTATTTGATGAAATTCAAAATCTACCAGACTGGGAGTTATTTGTCAATAAACTCCAGAGAAGGGGATTTAATTTAGTCTTAACTGGTTCGAATGCCCGACTCCTTTCTCAGGAGATGTCCAATAGATTAACTGGCAGATACATTCCGATAGAGATTTTCCCATTTAATTTCAGGGAGGTCTTAAGGGCTAAAGAGCTAAAGGTAGGGGAAGAAGAGTTTAATCTTCCTGAGGTTAAAGGACGGATTTTAAACTATCTGGACGATTATCTTAAGAAGGGTGGATTCCCTGAGGTGGTAGTCACAAATTTAGAGCCAAGGATATATCTGCAAACACTCTTTGATGCCATCCTTCTGCGGGATATAGTTAAAAGGTATAATATTAGATTCTCTCAGAAAATCTATGAATTATCCCTCTATTTAACCGCTAATTTTTGTAATGAGTTTAGCTTCAAAAGATTAACGAATATCTTGGAGTTTAGAAGCACAAATACCCTTCAGAATTATCTGAGATATCTTGAAGAAACCTACTTATTCTTTCCTTTAAACCGATTCTCTTTTAAGATGCAAGAGGTGATTAAAACCCCAAAGAAGATATACCTTGTGGACAATGGCTTTATTCCACTTCTATCTTCCCAGAATTTAGGTAGGTTGATGGAGAATTTGGTTATGACAGAATGCTTAAGACGAGGATTCAAATCCAACGAGAACCTTTTTTATTATAAGACAAGGAATAATAAAGAGGTTGATTTTGTTCTCAAGGAAGGACTAAAGATTAAAGGCTTAATCCAGGTATGTTATGAAATGGATAATTCCCTTATCCGTGAAAGGGAGTTAAAGGCATTGGTTGAGGCAAGTAATGACTTAAATTGTAATGAGCTATTGGTGATTACCTGGGATTATAAAACCCAGGAGAAATTTAAGGATAAAATGATTAGATTTATCCCCTTATGGAAATGGCTATTAGAATAG